One genomic window of Halorubrum hochsteinianum includes the following:
- a CDS encoding TMEM165/GDT1 family protein codes for MVGWLDILITSFVLQLLALPGEKGQIVIAALATKYDPYVVVAGAATAFGGWTVLEILLGNALKGALPEAFLDGLTAALFFIFAAWVLYTSQLDFEDDTSDEQPITDGSSGVVDDAVDVVPSRFAGFVPSFSLMVFGEFGDKTQLITIGLAVQYGAHPAIWLGEMLAIIPVSLVTALFFSRSSAYINTKWVRYVSASLFALFGLDIMAKYLLGFHFLPF; via the coding sequence ATGGTTGGTTGGCTCGATATCTTGATTACTTCATTTGTGCTGCAGCTTCTTGCTCTTCCCGGTGAAAAAGGACAGATAGTGATCGCTGCACTCGCCACGAAGTACGACCCGTACGTGGTCGTGGCCGGCGCAGCAACCGCATTCGGTGGCTGGACAGTTCTGGAAATTCTGCTCGGGAATGCGCTGAAAGGCGCACTCCCCGAAGCGTTCCTCGACGGCCTCACTGCGGCGTTGTTCTTCATCTTCGCTGCGTGGGTCCTCTATACATCACAGTTAGACTTCGAGGACGACACGAGTGACGAGCAACCGATTACCGATGGGAGTTCAGGGGTTGTTGATGACGCAGTTGATGTCGTTCCATCTCGCTTCGCGGGGTTTGTTCCGTCATTTTCGTTGATGGTGTTCGGCGAGTTCGGGGATAAAACACAACTGATCACGATCGGCCTCGCAGTCCAGTATGGCGCTCATCCGGCTATTTGGTTGGGAGAGATGCTTGCCATCATTCCTGTGAGCTTGGTGACGGCGCTGTTTTTCTCGCGCAGTTCGGCCTACATCAACACGAAGTGGGTGCGGTACGTCTCGGCGAGCTTGTTCGCGCTATTTGGGCTCGATATCATGGCGAAATACCTCCTCGGCTTTCACTTCCTCCCATTTTAA